One stretch of Caldinitratiruptor microaerophilus DNA includes these proteins:
- a CDS encoding hydantoinase/oxoprolinase family protein has translation MTALIGWDIGGANVKAARLAVDPAGPGRPGSVRVERSVSVPFALWRDPGRLPAVLAGLAAELGRADAHAVTMTAELADVFPTRREGVLAVLAAVEEALGPGAPIHVWTTRGRFCSPPEARGRPLEAAAANWVATAAWLAGQVPACLLVDVGSTTADIIPIVGGRVAAAGWDDPSRLATGELVYTGVLRTPVATLADAVPIGGRWARLAAETFAVTGDVHVALGHLAPEAYAGETPDGRGRDRRSCLARLARAVCADLETLAEAQVLVAARFLAQAQAHRIAAAVLQVLSRLAGRDGAAGPLPVIGTGLGRFLARDVAGWLGLPYRDLDDLLAAGEQAPEGGALARGQAAPAAAVAALLAQHLAGGARRPDRAVTGP, from the coding sequence GTGACCGCGCTGATCGGCTGGGACATCGGCGGGGCGAACGTCAAGGCGGCCCGCCTGGCCGTCGACCCGGCGGGACCGGGCCGGCCGGGCTCGGTCCGGGTCGAGCGGAGCGTCTCCGTGCCCTTCGCTCTGTGGCGCGATCCCGGCCGCCTGCCGGCGGTCCTCGCCGGCTTGGCGGCCGAGCTCGGCCGGGCGGACGCCCACGCGGTGACCATGACCGCGGAGCTCGCCGACGTGTTCCCCACCCGGCGCGAAGGCGTGCTGGCGGTCCTGGCGGCGGTGGAGGAGGCGCTCGGCCCCGGCGCTCCGATCCACGTCTGGACGACCCGGGGCCGCTTCTGCTCGCCCCCCGAGGCGCGCGGGCGCCCCCTGGAGGCGGCGGCCGCCAACTGGGTGGCGACCGCCGCCTGGCTGGCCGGACAGGTCCCCGCGTGCCTCCTGGTGGACGTGGGCAGCACCACCGCGGACATCATTCCCATCGTGGGCGGGCGGGTGGCGGCGGCGGGGTGGGACGACCCCTCCCGGCTGGCGACCGGCGAGCTCGTCTACACGGGGGTGCTGCGCACGCCGGTGGCGACCCTGGCGGACGCCGTGCCGATCGGCGGGCGCTGGGCCCGGCTCGCCGCCGAGACGTTCGCCGTGACGGGGGACGTGCACGTCGCCCTGGGGCACCTGGCCCCGGAGGCGTACGCGGGGGAGACCCCCGACGGCCGGGGGCGCGACCGGCGCAGCTGCCTCGCCCGTCTGGCCCGGGCGGTGTGCGCCGACCTGGAGACGCTTGCGGAGGCCCAGGTCCTCGTCGCCGCCCGGTTCCTCGCGCAGGCCCAGGCGCACCGCATCGCCGCGGCCGTCCTGCAGGTGCTCTCCCGGCTTGCCGGCCGTGACGGCGCGGCAGGCCCGCTGCCGGTAATCGGGACGGGCCTGGGGCGCTTCCTGGCCCGGGACGTCGCGGGCTGGCTCGGCCTGCCGTACCGGGACCTCGACGACCTCCTCGCCGCGGGGGAGCAAGCGCCGGAGGGCGGGGCCCTCGCCCGGGGACAGGCGGCACCCGCCGCGGCGGTGGCGGCGCTCCTGGCGCAGCACCTGGCGGGCGGTGCGAGGCGCCCGGATCGGGCGGTGACGGGGCCGTGA
- a CDS encoding ATP-grasp domain-containing protein, with translation MLLAEYATGGGLPGGPLEAGLLAEGLAMLTALLADFARSEGYELLSLVDCRTDRDSARRLRSAAPGARIEAIEPGQLREELAERILWADAALVVAPETAGVLADLTAVIERAGKLNLGSSAAAAALAGDKLLTFQRLADAKLPVPPCLELAPGDPLPPPGWSLPVVVKPRDGCGAEGVRLVREAGRWEGEAGYVVQPHIRGKHASASLLVSRGRAVALSLNAQHVRVSAGRYVYLGGRVPLAHPLAERALAVACRAAEAIPGLGGYVGVDLVLSGGEAYVIEVNPRLTTAVVGLREVLPWNLADLLVGAARGELPAAPPALAGSVAFRKDGRLRVRRAPAGSPVGDVEP, from the coding sequence GTGCTCCTGGCGGAGTACGCGACGGGCGGGGGGCTGCCGGGAGGGCCGCTGGAGGCGGGGCTCCTGGCCGAGGGTCTCGCCATGCTCACCGCACTCCTGGCCGACTTTGCCCGGTCGGAGGGATACGAGCTGCTGAGCCTCGTCGACTGCCGCACGGACCGGGACTCCGCCCGCCGCCTGCGTTCCGCGGCGCCCGGGGCCCGCATCGAGGCGATCGAACCCGGGCAGCTCCGCGAGGAGCTGGCGGAGCGGATCCTCTGGGCTGATGCCGCTCTGGTGGTGGCGCCGGAGACGGCCGGCGTACTGGCCGATCTCACGGCGGTGATCGAAAGGGCCGGAAAGCTGAACCTCGGCTCGAGCGCCGCCGCGGCGGCTCTGGCAGGGGACAAGCTCCTCACCTTCCAGCGACTCGCGGACGCCAAGTTGCCGGTTCCACCGTGCCTGGAGCTGGCGCCAGGCGACCCGCTGCCACCCCCGGGCTGGTCGCTCCCGGTCGTGGTCAAGCCGCGCGACGGCTGCGGGGCCGAGGGCGTGCGGCTGGTCCGGGAGGCCGGGCGGTGGGAGGGCGAGGCGGGCTACGTGGTGCAGCCGCACATCCGCGGCAAGCACGCGAGTGCTTCGCTCCTCGTCTCCCGGGGGCGGGCCGTGGCGCTCAGCCTGAACGCCCAGCACGTCCGCGTCTCCGCCGGTCGGTACGTGTACCTGGGCGGGCGGGTGCCGCTGGCGCACCCGCTGGCGGAGCGGGCGCTGGCGGTGGCCTGCCGGGCCGCGGAGGCCATCCCGGGGCTCGGCGGGTACGTGGGCGTGGACCTGGTGCTGAGCGGGGGGGAGGCGTACGTGATCGAGGTCAACCCCCGACTGACGACGGCCGTCGTGGGGCTGCGGGAGGTACTCCCCTGGAACCTGGCGGACCTCCTGGTGGGGGCTGCCAGGGGCGAGCTGCCCGCGGCGCCGCCGGCGCTGGCGGGGTCCGTCGCCTTCCGGAAGGACGGCCGCCTCCGGGTGCGGCGCGCGCCCGCCGGCTCGCCCGTGGGGGACGTGGAGCCGTGA
- a CDS encoding methyl-accepting chemotaxis protein produces the protein MSTAAGFPVPGRMATPGPDEEPGRVAAARNSLRVEAASRHVRGIHASTESMSASLAETRAAAEAAAQSAGEGAGVAARMRDVTAEGYEVAAKALSAMSKIQDRVSGLVGGVGRLIAHAQQITRVSGFVQGIARQIHLLALNATIEAARAGAQGRGFAVVAEEVRKLAEGTLNAVEETAGAEG, from the coding sequence ATGAGCACGGCCGCTGGGTTCCCGGTTCCGGGGCGCATGGCCACGCCGGGGCCGGATGAGGAGCCGGGTCGCGTCGCGGCCGCCCGCAACTCGCTGCGCGTGGAGGCCGCGAGCCGCCACGTGCGAGGCATCCACGCGAGCACCGAGTCCATGAGCGCCTCGCTCGCCGAGACGCGGGCTGCGGCGGAAGCGGCGGCCCAGTCGGCGGGAGAGGGGGCCGGGGTGGCGGCCCGGATGCGGGACGTGACCGCCGAAGGGTACGAGGTGGCGGCCAAGGCCCTCTCCGCCATGTCGAAGATCCAGGACCGGGTGAGCGGCCTGGTCGGGGGCGTGGGGCGGCTGATCGCCCACGCGCAGCAAATCACCCGGGTGAGTGGCTTCGTCCAGGGTATCGCCCGCCAGATCCACCTCCTGGCGCTGAACGCTACCATCGAGGCGGCCCGGGCGGGAGCACAAGGGCGGGGATTCGCCGTGGTCGCCGAGGAGGTACGCAAGCTGGCCGAGGGTACGCTGAACGCCGTTGAGGAGACCGCAGGGGCGGAGGGCTAG